A region of Methanomicrobium sp. W14 DNA encodes the following proteins:
- a CDS encoding 30S ribosomal protein S8, whose amino-acid sequence MARLNTIADAMSAIKNASDVGKTECIVEPAGTLLGAMLGIMKEEGYISGFELVEDGRGNQFRVFLNGGINKCGVITPRFAVKASELEKWENQYLPAKNFGTLLISTSKGVISHEDARRLGVGGELLGYVY is encoded by the coding sequence ATGGCAAGGCTTAATACAATTGCTGATGCAATGAGCGCAATTAAAAACGCTTCTGATGTGGGTAAGACAGAGTGCATCGTCGAACCTGCAGGCACACTTCTTGGAGCAATGCTCGGCATAATGAAGGAAGAAGGTTATATAAGCGGATTTGAGCTTGTTGAAGACGGCAGAGGAAACCAGTTCAGGGTATTTCTCAACGGGGGTATAAACAAATGCGGAGTCATTACGCCCCGTTTTGCTGTCAAGGCAAGTGAACTGGAAAAGTGGGAAAACCAGTATCTCCCGGCGAAGAATTTTGGAACACTTCTCATAAGCACTTCAAAGGGCGTTATATCCCACGAGGATGCACGCCGTCTTGGTGTTGGTGGAGAACTTCTGGGATATGTATACTAA
- a CDS encoding 30S ribosomal protein S14: MAQNKSKNEEAPTKKFGRGANECQMCGRKQGLVRRYNIMLCRQCFREYAAKIGFKKMN, encoded by the coding sequence ATGGCGCAGAATAAATCGAAAAACGAGGAGGCACCCACAAAGAAATTTGGTCGTGGTGCAAATGAGTGTCAGATGTGCGGCAGAAAGCAGGGTCTTGTACGCAGGTACAATATAATGCTGTGTCGCCAGTGCTTCCGTGAATATGCCGCAAAAATCGGCTTTAAGAAGATGAATTAA
- a CDS encoding 50S ribosomal protein L5: MQKVHVDKVVIHMGVGEAGEKLVKAENILKEISGQKPVRTIAKRTQPAFGIRKGQPIGCKVSLRGKAADDFVSSALEINEKKLFEHQFDKSGNVAFGIEEHTDFPGQSYDPMIGIYGMDVNVVIEKKGIRIARRSIQTKKLPEKQRVSREEAVRFMQDEFGVEVQ, from the coding sequence ATGCAGAAAGTCCATGTTGACAAGGTTGTAATTCACATGGGTGTCGGAGAGGCCGGTGAAAAACTTGTCAAGGCAGAGAATATCCTTAAAGAGATATCAGGCCAGAAGCCTGTGAGGACTATTGCAAAAAGAACCCAGCCTGCTTTTGGTATCAGGAAAGGCCAGCCTATAGGCTGTAAAGTGTCGCTGAGAGGAAAGGCAGCTGACGACTTTGTCTCAAGTGCTCTTGAGATAAACGAAAAAAAGCTCTTTGAGCACCAGTTTGACAAATCCGGAAATGTTGCTTTTGGAATTGAAGAGCACACTGATTTTCCGGGACAGAGCTACGATCCTATGATTGGTATCTATGGTATGGATGTCAACGTAGTCATTGAAAAGAAAGGCATTCGCATTGCAAGAAGGAGCATCCAGACAAAGAAGCTTCCTGAAAAGCAGAGGGTGTCACGCGAAGAAGCAGTCAGATTCATGCAGGATGAATTTGGCGTGGAGGTACAGTAA
- a CDS encoding 30S ribosomal protein S4e produces the protein MSNHMKRLNSPSGWRVAKKINKFVAKTSPGPHNKKAMPMAVWLRDHMGLALNMKEAKKILKDRSVLVNGVVCTDPKLGIGVFDIVAIPKTEKYYRILRNKKGDYVSVPISAEDASTRLCKISDKTIVKGGTIQLNLRYGANIVVDTQDYKPKDSVVLTITGDDRMKVVDHFSYSEGNCAMIIGGSHSGKIGKISRIDTIPGSIANRVYLKDLKSGEEFDTIEDYIFMVGASEPAVSTWGIEE, from the coding sequence ATGTCAAATCATATGAAAAGACTTAACTCGCCGTCAGGGTGGCGTGTTGCCAAAAAAATAAACAAGTTTGTTGCAAAAACATCTCCGGGCCCCCACAACAAGAAAGCAATGCCTATGGCAGTGTGGCTGAGAGATCACATGGGTCTTGCCCTTAACATGAAAGAGGCTAAAAAGATCCTGAAAGACAGGTCTGTTCTTGTAAACGGTGTCGTATGCACTGACCCGAAACTTGGAATCGGTGTGTTTGACATTGTTGCAATACCTAAGACAGAGAAGTATTACAGGATTCTCCGCAACAAAAAGGGAGACTATGTCTCGGTTCCAATCTCTGCAGAAGACGCTTCCACGCGCCTGTGCAAGATTTCAGACAAGACTATTGTGAAGGGCGGAACAATCCAGCTTAACCTGAGATACGGTGCAAATATTGTAGTTGACACCCAGGACTACAAGCCTAAAGACTCGGTTGTTCTTACTATAACCGGTGACGACCGCATGAAGGTCGTCGATCATTTCAGCTACTCTGAAGGCAACTGTGCGATGATAATAGGCGGCAGTCACTCCGGTAAGATCGGAAAAATCTCAAGGATTGACACAATTCCGGGAAGCATTGCAAACAGGGTCTATTTAAAAGATCTGAAAAGCGGCGAGGAATTTGATACAATTGAAGATTACATCTTTATGGTCGGAGCATCCGAGCCGGCAGTCAGCACATGGGGGATTGAAGAGTGA
- the rplX gene encoding 50S ribosomal protein L24, with protein sequence MVRIASSQPRKQRKARYTAPLHARGKFLDASLSKELREKYNRRSFRVVEGDTVKVLRGDNRGDEGVVDGVNTEKGTVLVHGVSVTKVDGTEVPRPVCASSVQIVKLKLEDKVREERLEGRK encoded by the coding sequence ATGGTAAGAATCGCAAGCAGCCAGCCCAGGAAGCAGCGCAAAGCCCGTTATACAGCACCGCTTCATGCACGCGGCAAGTTTCTTGATGCATCCCTTTCAAAGGAGCTCCGTGAAAAATACAACAGGCGTTCGTTCCGTGTTGTTGAGGGAGATACAGTAAAGGTTCTCCGCGGAGACAACAGGGGCGATGAGGGTGTCGTAGACGGAGTGAATACCGAGAAGGGAACAGTACTTGTCCATGGAGTTTCTGTAACGAAAGTTGACGGAACTGAGGTTCCAAGACCTGTATGCGCATCTTCGGTCCAGATTGTGAAACTTAAGCTTGAGGACAAGGTCCGTGAGGAGAGACTGGAGGGTAGAAAGTAA
- a CDS encoding 50S ribosomal protein L14 — MKAIQSQIPRALATGTRLTCADNTGARQVQVVSVDRYHGVRRRQPKLGLGDMATVSVKKGTPEMRRKLEKAVVIRQRKEIRRVNGLRLSFEDNAMVITNEKGEPKGTEIKGPVAREVAERFPKIGSMATIIV; from the coding sequence ATGAAAGCGATTCAGTCCCAAATTCCGAGGGCGCTTGCAACAGGAACAAGGCTTACATGTGCAGACAACACCGGTGCACGCCAGGTGCAGGTAGTGTCAGTTGACAGGTATCATGGTGTCCGCAGGCGTCAGCCAAAACTTGGTCTTGGCGACATGGCAACAGTAAGTGTCAAGAAGGGTACTCCGGAGATGCGGAGAAAGCTTGAAAAAGCGGTCGTAATCAGGCAGAGAAAAGAGATAAGAAGGGTAAACGGCCTTCGTCTTTCATTTGAAGACAATGCAATGGTTATTACAAATGAAAAGGGGGAGCCCAAGGGAACCGAGATAAAGGGACCTGTCGCCCGTGAGGTTGCCGAGCGTTTTCCAAAGATTGGATCGATGGCGACAATAATTGTGTGA
- a CDS encoding 30S ribosomal protein S17, translating to MARNIGLNVKAPEKECNDVNCPFHGTLPVRGQVITGKVVSDHMQGSVVVSRDYLHYVKKYKRYEKRSSKLHAHNPPCLGAKVGDTVKIAECRPISKTKTFVVIEVSGE from the coding sequence ATGGCTAGAAATATAGGGTTAAACGTCAAAGCACCGGAAAAGGAATGCAATGACGTAAACTGTCCATTTCACGGCACTTTGCCGGTACGCGGCCAGGTGATTACCGGTAAAGTCGTGAGTGACCATATGCAGGGGTCTGTTGTGGTATCAAGAGATTACCTGCACTACGTGAAGAAATACAAGCGTTACGAAAAGCGTTCGTCAAAGCTTCACGCACACAACCCTCCGTGCCTTGGTGCAAAAGTCGGCGACACCGTGAAAATAGCAGAGTGCAGGCCGATATCCAAGACAAAGACATTTGTTGTAATTGAGGTGTCCGGAGAATGA
- the rnp1 gene encoding ribonuclease P protein component 1, whose protein sequence is MITPRNVLRHELIGLKAEVFSSTNPFQAGISGTVVDETKNMLVIRSERGLKKVQKKGAVFDIELPDETQVRVDGSVLIMQPEKRISMRIKNLR, encoded by the coding sequence TTGATAACTCCACGGAATGTATTAAGGCATGAGCTTATCGGGTTAAAGGCAGAGGTCTTCTCCTCGACCAACCCTTTTCAGGCAGGCATCAGCGGAACAGTCGTTGATGAGACAAAAAACATGCTGGTGATACGTTCCGAAAGAGGCCTTAAAAAAGTGCAGAAAAAAGGCGCAGTATTTGACATTGAGCTTCCAGATGAGACCCAGGTAAGGGTTGATGGATCAGTGTTGATTATGCAGCCTGAAAAAAGAATCAGCATGCGAATCAAAAATCTGAGGTAA
- the rpmC gene encoding 50S ribosomal protein L29 codes for MAILRASEISQFSDVEISEQLDKLELELVQDLGKVSAGGAPENPGRVHEIKRTIARIKTEQNKRRNKA; via the coding sequence ATGGCGATATTACGTGCATCCGAAATCTCCCAGTTCAGTGATGTGGAAATATCCGAGCAGCTTGACAAGCTTGAGCTTGAGCTTGTTCAGGACCTGGGTAAAGTAAGTGCAGGTGGTGCCCCGGAAAATCCCGGACGTGTCCATGAAATAAAGCGCACTATTGCACGCATTAAAACCGAGCAGAACAAGCGGAGAAATAAGGCTTGA